One Manduca sexta isolate Smith_Timp_Sample1 chromosome 28, JHU_Msex_v1.0, whole genome shotgun sequence DNA window includes the following coding sequences:
- the LOC115453014 gene encoding uncharacterized protein LOC115453014 — protein MVYYLKLIITLFSIRSVLPMALLNASPYFLNSDSNTDIANYIASKNYVQNKNTLPKVSLIKNDDTDVIYVLSQLSDEDLLRLLNEQPNKTEYDLIDLVQMADKPQLHKKNVDPKEVFTGRNRVVNSNNLEKTYKKRFSKMPLNIISQNPVFRLENKEVDPFISNHNSESKYAAVQKIKNLLFSRPQKENSEEDTVDEEKKEMLFEILVGQLKSLCCKRDTMKTNHEPKKIQIKSLLTELISKNIYDKVDSLQTKYLQLAAPSTNEYMFLVINDEIKTNDSEELVSVDPESIENNSSVLILGPITSSLSDTQLKLIMNRISSEFVKPEYLPLLQQLSAGVFNKKKLIKSVISGPDTRRYIKPHRCNHQSKLAKVYGGPKWIVCTGYLNLNTPSLYDK, from the exons atggtttattatttaaaattaataattacattgttttcG ATAAGATCTGTTTTACCTATGGCGTTATTAAATGCATCGCCATATTTTCTCAATAGTGATTCCAATACTGATATAGCAAATTACATTGCCTCTAAAAATTACGTACAAAATAAGAATACCTTACCTAAAgtttcactaataaaaaatgacg ATACAgatgtaatttatgttttatcgCAACTATCCGATGAAGATTTATTAAGACTTTTAAATGAACAACCAAACAAAACAGAATATGATCTTATTGACTTAGTACAAATGGCAGATAAACCACAActccataaaaaaaatgtagaccCAAAGGAAGTGTTCACTGGACGAAATAGAGTGGTTAATTCTAACAACTTGGAAAAAACCTacaaaaaaagattttcaaagatgccgttaaatattatatcgcAAAATCCAGTTTTTAGATTAGAAAATAAAGAAGTTGATCCGTTCATTTCAAATCATAACTCAGAATCTAAATATGCAgcagtacaaaaaataaaaaatttgttatttagTCGCCCACAGAAAGAAAATTCAGAAGAAGACACCGTAGAcgaagaaaagaaagaaatgttATTTGAGATTCTTGTGGGGCAGTTGAAATCTCTTTGTTGTAAAAGAGATACAATGAAAACAAACCATGAACCCAAAAAGATACAGATTAAATCACTTTTAACTGaactaatttcaaaaaatatttatgacaagGTTGATTCATTACAAACTAAGTATTTACAATTAGCAGCACCATCGACGAATGAATATATGTTTTTAGTTATAAACGAcgaaataaaaacgaatgatAGCGAGGAGCTAGTGTCTGTAGATCCAGAAAGTATTGAAAATAACAGCAGTGTTTTAATATTGGGGCCAATAACATCTTCTTTAAGCGATACGCAATTGAAATTGATA atGAATAGGATTTCAAGTGAATTCGTTAAGCCGGAATATTTGCCTCTTTTACAACAATTATCTGCAGGCGTTTTTAATAAGAAGAAGCTAATAAAGAGCGTTATCAGTGGACCGGACACTCGAAGATATATTAAACCCCACCGATGTAATCACCAGTCCAAACTTGCAAAAGTATATGGTGGACCAAAATGGATTGTCTGCActggatatttaaatttaaacacgCCTAGCTTgtacgataaataa